From the Leptospira biflexa serovar Patoc strain 'Patoc 1 (Paris)' genome, one window contains:
- a CDS encoding PilZ domain-containing protein, which produces MDKEIKDPEGILKVITALFGKLPAYIVNSEKEFPVKIIALKNKALIISTKLKFPNRDRVLTVVHNGSKFFAHFNLAGGDGNGVEILTPVKIQIAAASRQGARVEASQIQTGMVVNNIINVNDVSKAIGFDDKKVDAILLAYRAKLAKAFPLSSIFFAGRMDNRLRLMHHYDKDIFIVDRKEKATASPEFFPFDEYLRIFDNSKIPDNYISEICVPIKYKGYVHLGYVQVLAEKPLDFEVYKQIQTFASAVSRDIINTGVFQESRDVCQVMDLSMGGISFIHAPSRSFSRSVTLNGTILFDLNLEAGKKVTIRGIIKNIRNQETNFRVGCQFYNLTEKDTEILEDFLNVGKEEETPEAVTSTSSEDETPIPETNEEDQDSEESSSIEEENFSEGPAEESSTEDPFANQMDEEFTDSPEEPK; this is translated from the coding sequence ATGGACAAAGAAATCAAAGACCCTGAAGGTATTTTGAAGGTAATTACCGCCTTATTTGGAAAATTACCGGCATACATCGTCAACTCAGAGAAAGAATTCCCTGTCAAAATCATTGCACTCAAAAACAAAGCCCTCATCATCAGCACCAAATTAAAATTCCCTAACCGGGATCGTGTGCTTACCGTTGTTCATAATGGAAGCAAATTCTTTGCTCACTTCAACCTGGCTGGTGGAGATGGGAACGGGGTTGAGATTCTAACTCCTGTTAAGATTCAGATCGCTGCTGCTTCCAGACAAGGAGCTCGGGTAGAAGCAAGTCAAATCCAAACTGGGATGGTGGTGAACAATATCATCAACGTCAATGATGTATCGAAGGCCATTGGCTTTGATGATAAAAAAGTGGACGCGATTCTACTTGCATATCGTGCCAAACTCGCAAAGGCCTTCCCATTATCTTCTATCTTTTTTGCAGGTAGGATGGACAACCGCCTGCGACTCATGCACCATTATGATAAAGATATCTTTATTGTGGATCGTAAAGAAAAGGCCACGGCTTCCCCTGAATTTTTCCCGTTTGATGAATACCTTCGAATTTTCGACAATTCTAAAATCCCGGACAACTACATTTCCGAAATTTGTGTTCCCATCAAATATAAAGGTTATGTTCACCTTGGGTATGTACAAGTGTTAGCCGAAAAGCCACTTGATTTTGAAGTGTACAAACAAATCCAAACCTTTGCTTCAGCAGTGAGTCGAGATATCATCAATACGGGAGTGTTCCAAGAGTCGCGCGACGTCTGCCAAGTAATGGACCTAAGTATGGGCGGGATTAGTTTCATCCATGCACCATCTCGGTCCTTTTCACGTTCTGTCACACTCAATGGAACCATCCTTTTTGATCTCAATTTGGAAGCAGGGAAAAAAGTCACCATCCGTGGGATCATCAAAAACATTCGAAACCAAGAAACGAACTTTCGAGTGGGTTGCCAATTCTACAACCTAACAGAAAAAGACACAGAAATTTTGGAAGATTTTTTAAATGTAGGCAAAGAAGAAGAAACTCCCGAAGCAGTCACGTCCACTTCTTCTGAAGATGAAACTCCAATTCCAGAGACAAACGAGGAAGACCAAGATAGTGAAGAATCTTCGTCAATCGAAGAAGAAAATTTTTCCGAAGGACCGGCAGAAGAAAGTTCCACCGAAGATCCATTTGCCAATCAAATGGACGAAGAGTTTACGGATTCTCCCGAAGAACCAAAGTAA
- a CDS encoding RluA family pseudouridine synthase — MVGYQSVIRPPFVGKTVIEYLTGKFPYHSLEEWTFLVEEGRITVSGNLASMHKPLLDGEVIEYNPIPGRIKEPEVDTNYSILKETEDFLFVEKPGNLPMHPAGRYRTKTLLSFLETKYPKIIPVHRLDRETSGIVIFAKSEESRKWLQKKFETRVVYKEYFAIVLGKFTKEQKLDGFIGRDIHSVIRKKMIFSPVEFPDSKSCATHFVPILYNEDKKISLVLVKPITGRIHQIRASLLYLGFPIIGDKMYGLRESIFLDFVNFGMTDSLKEELGFERQLLHAYSIRYLDDRGIENQMVHIHSKSFDEMDLYFPNWKNYVP, encoded by the coding sequence ATGGTTGGTTATCAGTCTGTCATTCGCCCCCCCTTTGTGGGAAAAACGGTGATTGAATATCTTACAGGAAAATTTCCTTACCATAGTCTCGAGGAATGGACCTTTCTCGTCGAAGAAGGACGAATCACTGTCTCAGGGAATTTGGCCTCGATGCACAAACCCTTACTTGATGGCGAAGTTATCGAATACAACCCCATTCCTGGTAGGATCAAAGAACCAGAAGTGGATACAAACTATTCCATTTTAAAGGAAACAGAAGATTTTCTTTTTGTTGAGAAACCGGGAAACCTCCCCATGCACCCAGCGGGGAGATACAGAACCAAAACCCTTCTTAGTTTTTTGGAAACCAAATATCCGAAAATCATTCCAGTCCACAGGCTCGACCGCGAAACTTCAGGTATCGTGATCTTTGCCAAATCAGAAGAGAGTCGGAAATGGCTGCAAAAAAAATTTGAAACGAGGGTAGTTTACAAAGAATACTTTGCCATCGTTTTAGGAAAATTCACAAAAGAACAAAAGTTAGATGGATTTATCGGTAGAGACATCCATTCTGTGATCAGAAAAAAAATGATTTTTTCTCCAGTTGAATTTCCAGATTCTAAATCTTGCGCCACTCATTTTGTCCCTATTCTTTACAATGAAGACAAAAAAATCAGCCTAGTGCTTGTGAAACCAATCACGGGAAGGATTCACCAAATACGTGCTAGTTTGTTATATTTGGGATTCCCAATTATTGGAGATAAAATGTATGGACTTCGTGAATCGATTTTTTTAGATTTTGTGAATTTTGGTATGACAGACTCTTTAAAAGAAGAGTTGGGATTTGAAAGACAGTTGTTACATGCATATAGCATTCGTTATTTGGATGATCGGGGGATTGAAAACCAAATGGTTCACATCCATTCAAAGTCATTTGATGAAATGGATCTTTACTTCCCGAATTGGAAAAACTATGTCCCATAG